One Longimicrobiales bacterium DNA window includes the following coding sequences:
- a CDS encoding NFACT RNA binding domain-containing protein yields MKQGRAAREPAYRTVEAMDGCEILVGKAAVDNDVLTFRVARPNDWWLHAGGYAGSHVVVRAVDGDDVPRHVLERAAELAAYHSKAREARGKIAVHLCRAGDVRKRPGAPAGQVELKRYDTLKVYPRE; encoded by the coding sequence ATGAAGCAGGGGAGAGCGGCGCGCGAGCCGGCGTACCGGACGGTGGAAGCGATGGACGGCTGCGAGATCCTGGTCGGCAAGGCGGCCGTGGACAACGACGTCCTCACGTTCCGGGTCGCGCGGCCCAACGACTGGTGGCTGCACGCCGGGGGCTACGCGGGCAGTCACGTCGTCGTGCGGGCCGTCGACGGCGACGACGTCCCGCGCCACGTGCTGGAGCGCGCCGCCGAGCTCGCGGCGTACCACTCCAAGGCGCGTGAAGCGCGCGGCAAGATCGCGGTGCACCTGTGCCGAGCGGGCGACGTCCGCAAGCGGCCGGGCGCACCGGCAGGGCAGGTGGAGCTGAAGCGCTACGACACGCTGAAGGTGTATCCGCGCGAGTAG
- a CDS encoding carbonic anhydrase yields MPEKLIEGLRRFRSEVFPQYREHYRNLVDAGQKPATLFIGCADSRVMPEIFTGAGPGELFHVRNMGAFVPPFEDDRSFHGTSAAIEFALQILEVDEIIVCGHTHCGAIRALYQPPNGTPHIDRWLELASDARLDVPGTNDGECPDEDTLRRTEQRAIALQLERLLTYPQVRERIEAGRLFLHGWHYIIEEGTIDILDVERGAFVRMET; encoded by the coding sequence ATGCCTGAGAAACTGATCGAAGGACTGCGCCGCTTCCGGAGCGAGGTGTTCCCGCAATACCGGGAACACTACAGGAACCTCGTCGACGCGGGCCAGAAGCCCGCGACGCTCTTCATCGGCTGCGCCGACTCGCGCGTGATGCCCGAGATCTTCACGGGTGCCGGGCCCGGCGAGCTGTTCCACGTCCGCAACATGGGCGCGTTCGTTCCCCCGTTCGAGGACGACCGCAGCTTCCATGGCACGTCCGCCGCGATCGAGTTCGCGCTCCAGATCCTGGAAGTCGACGAGATCATCGTCTGCGGCCATACCCACTGTGGCGCGATTCGCGCCCTGTACCAGCCGCCCAACGGCACGCCGCACATCGATCGCTGGCTCGAGCTCGCCAGCGACGCGCGTCTCGACGTTCCCGGCACGAACGACGGCGAGTGCCCGGACGAGGACACTCTCCGCCGCACCGAGCAGCGCGCCATCGCACTGCAGCTCGAGCGCCTGCTCACCTATCCGCAGGTGCGCGAGCGGATCGAGGCCGGCCGCCTCTTTCTCCACGGCTGGCACTACATCATCGAGGAGGGCACGATCGACATCCTCGACGTGGAGCGCGGCGCCTTCGTGAGGATGGAGACCTGA